In Balaenoptera ricei isolate mBalRic1 chromosome 4, mBalRic1.hap2, whole genome shotgun sequence, the following are encoded in one genomic region:
- the CLDN17 gene encoding claudin-17, with amino-acid sequence MAFDPLQTAGLALGFFGMVGTLATALLPQWRVSAFVGSNIIVFERVWEGLWMNCIRQVKVRLQCKFYNSLLALPPDLEAARALMCVAVALCLIALLIGICGMRKIQCTGANERVKAYLLGTSGALFILTGIFVLIPVSWTANTIIRDFYNPAIHIGQKRELGAALFLGWASTAVLFIGGGLLCGFCCCNRKKQKHRYPAAGRPAPHTDKGQQNRTVLSKTSTSYV; translated from the coding sequence ATGGCATTTGACCCGCTGCAAACCGCTGGACTGGCTCTTGGGTTCTTCGGCATGGTGGGGACTCTGGCCACAGCACTTCTGCCTCAGTGGAGAGTATCAGCTTTTGTTGGCAGCAACATTATTGTCTTTGAAAGGGTCTGGGAAGGGCTCTGGATGAACTGCATCCGACAAGTCAAGGTTAGGTTGCAGTGCAAGTTCTACAATTCTTTGCTGGCTCTCCCACCTGACCTGGAAGCAGCCCGCGCCCTCATGTGTGTAGCTGTTGCCTTATGTCTGATTGCTCTGCTTATTGGCATCTGTGGCATGAGGAAGATTCAGTGCACAGGCGCTAACGAGAGGGTTAAAGCATATCTTCTGGGGACTTCGGGAGCCCTCTTTATCCTGACGGGCATCTTCGTTCTCATTCCGGTGTCCTGGACAGCCAATACCATCATCAGGGATTTCTACAACCCAGCCATCCACATAGGTCAGAAACGAGAGCTGGGAGCGGCACTCTTCCTTGGCTGGGCAAGTACCGCTGTCCTCTTCATCGGAGGGGGTCTGCTTTGTGGGTTCTGCTGTTGCAACAGAAAGAAGCAAAAGCACAGATATCCAGCCGCTGGGCGTCCTGCGCCACACACAGATAAGGGACAACAGAACCGGACAGTGCTTAGTAAGACCTCCACCAGTTACGTCTAA